A single region of the Nocardioides ochotonae genome encodes:
- a CDS encoding Rv3654c family TadE-like protein: MSRDERGGASVLAVALIGLLMLLGTALSAVTGLVVAHRQAQSAADLAALGAATALAAGQDGCARGAGVAAANGARLVGCAVQGRAVLVRVQADGPWWRGSGGDPTAEARAGPE; this comes from the coding sequence GTGAGCCGCGACGAGCGCGGCGGGGCGAGCGTCCTCGCGGTCGCCCTGATCGGCCTGCTGATGCTCCTCGGCACGGCGCTGTCCGCCGTGACCGGCCTGGTGGTCGCTCACCGCCAGGCCCAGTCGGCCGCCGATCTCGCCGCGCTCGGCGCGGCCACCGCCCTCGCTGCCGGCCAGGACGGGTGCGCGCGGGGTGCCGGCGTCGCCGCGGCCAACGGCGCGCGGCTGGTCGGGTGCGCGGTCCAGGGACGTGCGGTCCTCGTGCGGGTGCAGGCCGACGGGCCGTGGTGGCGGGGGAGCGGCGGCGACCCGACGGCCGAGGCGCGCGCCGGGCCGGAGTGA
- a CDS encoding TadE family type IV pilus minor pilin, giving the protein MRAAGSRWSRRRGRGDRGAATAELALVLPLLVAVTIGLVWLLSAGLAQVRAVDAARETARMAARGDPDAEALGRGRAVAVAGSEVTLVRAGGEVRVAVRGTVHGPGGLFGALPGIRVGAEAVAVDEGAAP; this is encoded by the coding sequence ATGAGGGCGGCCGGCTCCCGGTGGTCGCGCCGTCGCGGGCGCGGCGACCGCGGTGCGGCCACCGCGGAGCTGGCGCTGGTGCTGCCGCTCCTGGTGGCGGTGACGATCGGCCTGGTGTGGCTGCTCTCCGCGGGGCTGGCCCAGGTGCGCGCGGTGGACGCGGCGCGGGAGACCGCACGGATGGCGGCCCGCGGCGATCCCGACGCCGAGGCACTGGGCCGCGGACGCGCGGTGGCCGTGGCCGGCAGCGAGGTGACCCTGGTCCGGGCCGGCGGCGAGGTGCGGGTGGCCGTGCGGGGCACCGTCCACGGTCCCGGTGGCCTGTTCGGCGCGCTGCCGGGCATCCGGGTCGGCGCCGAGGCAGTGGCGGTCGACGAGGGGGCCGCCCCGTGA
- a CDS encoding DUF7059 domain-containing protein, protein MPDTDLPARLRSALEAADFTYDAVAELLGPRAHDALARNETTPGVRRTAGGSPLETLVRLFLLQQTVPRAAADAALPGLVDRLAVEGLIEQSVSEVAARLDVRPYGTDADEPLWVVSDLTPGLDGGPQRVGPDHVLGISSASTSLAQLTLRDQVGRSLDLGTGCGVQALHLARHSDAVVATDVNQRALRITRFNAALNGVADVVEVRDGSFFEPVREERFDLIATNPPFVISPATGERLVYRDSGLPGDRVVEDIVRAAPAHLNPGGWCQVLANWVISRDRPWDERLLPWLADDCDAFVVQREVLDPAAYVELWLKDAGQHGAADYVRRYDTWLSWFDEQGIEAVGFGWINLRKRAAGATTNAARELLEWPYDVEQPVAPAIGAWGDAVEVLDDGIDAGSRLVVRADVQQETIGVPGAEDPEALVLRQQRGLRRARRADTLEAALVGACDGELTLGQILDALAQLLERDPAEVRETYLPVVRDLVAEGFLEPADV, encoded by the coding sequence GTGCCCGACACCGATCTGCCCGCACGACTCCGATCGGCCCTCGAGGCCGCCGACTTCACCTACGACGCCGTCGCCGAGCTGCTCGGCCCCCGCGCGCACGACGCGCTGGCGCGCAACGAGACGACCCCGGGCGTACGCCGTACCGCCGGCGGCTCCCCGCTGGAGACGCTGGTGCGGCTGTTCCTGCTCCAGCAGACCGTCCCGCGCGCCGCGGCCGACGCCGCGCTGCCCGGCCTGGTCGACCGGCTCGCCGTGGAGGGCCTGATCGAGCAGTCGGTCAGCGAGGTCGCCGCGCGCCTGGACGTGCGGCCCTACGGCACCGACGCCGACGAGCCGCTGTGGGTGGTCAGTGACCTGACCCCCGGCCTCGACGGCGGCCCGCAGCGCGTCGGCCCCGACCACGTGCTCGGCATCAGCTCGGCCTCGACGTCGCTGGCCCAGCTGACGCTGCGCGACCAGGTCGGCCGCTCCCTGGACCTCGGCACCGGCTGCGGCGTGCAGGCGCTGCACCTCGCGCGCCACAGCGACGCGGTCGTCGCCACCGACGTCAACCAGCGCGCCCTGCGCATCACCCGCTTCAACGCCGCCCTCAACGGCGTCGCCGACGTCGTGGAGGTGCGCGACGGCTCGTTCTTCGAGCCGGTGCGCGAGGAGCGCTTCGACCTGATCGCCACCAACCCGCCGTTCGTGATCTCCCCGGCGACCGGCGAACGGCTGGTCTACCGCGACAGCGGCCTCCCCGGCGACCGGGTCGTGGAGGACATCGTCCGCGCCGCGCCGGCCCATCTGAACCCCGGCGGCTGGTGCCAGGTGCTGGCCAACTGGGTGATCAGTCGCGACCGGCCCTGGGACGAGCGGCTGCTGCCCTGGCTCGCCGACGACTGCGACGCCTTCGTCGTGCAGCGCGAGGTCCTCGACCCAGCGGCGTACGTCGAGCTGTGGCTCAAGGACGCCGGCCAGCACGGCGCGGCGGACTACGTGCGCCGCTACGACACCTGGCTGTCGTGGTTCGACGAGCAGGGCATCGAGGCGGTCGGGTTCGGCTGGATCAACCTGCGCAAGCGGGCCGCCGGCGCCACCACGAACGCGGCCCGCGAGCTGCTGGAGTGGCCCTACGACGTCGAGCAGCCGGTCGCCCCGGCGATCGGCGCCTGGGGTGACGCGGTCGAGGTGCTCGACGACGGGATCGACGCGGGCAGCCGCCTGGTCGTGCGCGCGGACGTGCAGCAGGAGACCATCGGGGTGCCCGGTGCGGAGGACCCCGAGGCGCTGGTGCTGCGCCAGCAGCGCGGCCTGCGCCGCGCCCGCCGCGCCGACACCCTCGAGGCCGCGCTCGTCGGCGCCTGCGACGGCGAGCTGACCCTCGGGCAGATCCTCGACGCGCTCGCGCAGCTGCTCGAGCGCGACCCCGCCGAGGTGCGCGAGACCTACCTCCCCGTCGTCCGCGACCTGGTGGCCGAGGGCTTCCTCGAGCCGGCCGACGTCTAG
- a CDS encoding anti-sigma factor antagonist, giving the protein MDLTLATRDVDGKTIVAVGGEIDVYTAPKLRDKITELVAAGVYDLVIDMEAVEFLDSTGLGVLVGGLKKVRAHDGSLHLVCTQDRLLKIFRITGLSKVFVIHDSADAALAGS; this is encoded by the coding sequence GTGGACCTCACTCTTGCAACACGCGACGTCGATGGGAAGACCATCGTTGCCGTCGGTGGCGAGATCGACGTCTACACCGCCCCGAAGCTCCGTGACAAGATCACCGAGCTCGTTGCTGCGGGCGTCTATGACCTCGTGATCGACATGGAGGCGGTGGAGTTCCTCGACTCCACCGGCCTGGGCGTGCTTGTCGGCGGACTCAAGAAGGTCCGCGCCCACGACGGCTCGCTGCACCTGGTCTGCACCCAGGACCGCCTGCTCAAGATCTTCCGCATCACCGGCCTGTCGAAGGTGTTCGTGATCCACGACTCCGCCGACGCCGCGCTCGCCGGCAGCTGA
- a CDS encoding DUF4244 domain-containing protein: MRHLPTPRPARDERGITTAEYAVGTAAGAGLAGLLYKLLTGGFGDRLLKTLFDHVLGLLGIG, encoded by the coding sequence ATGCGACACCTGCCCACCCCCAGGCCCGCGCGCGACGAGCGCGGGATCACGACCGCCGAGTACGCCGTCGGCACGGCCGCCGGCGCCGGACTGGCCGGCCTGCTCTACAAGCTGCTCACCGGCGGGTTCGGCGACAGGCTGCTCAAGACCCTGTTCGACCACGTGCTCGGCCTGCTGGGCATCGGATGA
- a CDS encoding cysteine desulfurase-like protein, which translates to MSFDVDRVRADFPALQQGVAFFDGPGGTQVPRQVAEAVATTMTSGISNRGSVTAAQRRADAVTLGARAAVADLLGCDPGGVVFTRSATQATYDVSRALAKEWGPGDEVVVTRLDHDSNIRPWVQAAERAGATVRWVGFDQRTGELGVEEIRAALSERTRLVAVTAASNVLGTRPDVTALAEAVHEFGALLYVDGVHLAPHAPVDVAELGADFFACSPYKFFGPHHGLVVAAPGLWERLRPDKLVPSSDAVPERFELGTLPYELLAGTTAAIDFMAGLAPGDTPEGDRRARLLASMGAVEEHEGRVFERLLDGLRGIDAITLHGDPTRRTPTVFFSVAGRSGHEVQTHLAALGVNAPASHFYAIEASRWLGLGDDGAVRAGLAPYTNDDDVDRLLTGVAELAR; encoded by the coding sequence ATGAGCTTCGACGTCGACCGTGTCCGCGCGGACTTCCCGGCCCTCCAGCAGGGCGTCGCCTTCTTCGACGGGCCCGGCGGCACCCAGGTGCCGCGCCAGGTGGCCGAGGCGGTCGCGACCACGATGACCTCCGGGATCTCCAACCGGGGCAGCGTCACGGCCGCCCAGCGGCGGGCCGACGCGGTGACCCTCGGGGCGCGCGCGGCGGTGGCCGACCTGCTCGGCTGCGACCCGGGTGGCGTGGTCTTCACCCGCTCCGCGACCCAGGCGACGTACGACGTGTCGCGGGCGCTCGCCAAGGAGTGGGGCCCGGGGGACGAGGTCGTGGTGACCCGCCTCGACCACGACTCCAACATCCGGCCCTGGGTGCAGGCCGCCGAGCGGGCCGGGGCGACGGTGCGCTGGGTCGGGTTCGACCAGAGGACCGGTGAGCTCGGGGTCGAGGAGATCCGTGCCGCGCTGTCCGAGCGCACCCGGCTGGTGGCCGTGACCGCCGCGTCCAACGTGCTCGGCACCCGGCCCGACGTCACCGCGCTCGCCGAGGCGGTGCACGAGTTCGGGGCGCTGCTCTACGTCGACGGGGTCCACCTGGCCCCGCACGCGCCGGTGGACGTCGCCGAGCTGGGCGCCGACTTCTTCGCCTGCTCGCCCTACAAGTTCTTCGGCCCGCACCACGGTCTCGTGGTCGCCGCCCCCGGGCTCTGGGAGCGGCTGCGCCCCGACAAGCTGGTGCCGTCCTCCGACGCCGTGCCCGAGCGCTTCGAGCTCGGCACGCTGCCCTACGAGCTGCTCGCCGGCACCACCGCGGCGATCGACTTCATGGCGGGCCTCGCGCCGGGCGACACGCCCGAGGGTGACCGGCGGGCCCGGTTGCTGGCCTCGATGGGCGCCGTCGAGGAGCACGAGGGCCGCGTCTTCGAGCGGCTGCTCGACGGGTTGCGCGGGATCGACGCGATCACCCTGCACGGCGACCCGACCCGGCGGACGCCGACGGTGTTCTTCTCGGTCGCGGGGCGCTCGGGCCACGAGGTCCAGACCCACCTCGCGGCGCTCGGCGTGAACGCGCCGGCGAGCCACTTCTACGCGATCGAGGCGTCGCGGTGGCTCGGACTGGGCGACGACGGCGCCGTGCGCGCGGGTCTGGCGCCGTACACCAACGACGACGACGTCGACCGGCTGCTCACCGGGGTCGCCGAGCTGGCCCGCTAG
- a CDS encoding DEAD/DEAH box helicase, which produces MAVSLHLPRPAGGEGGAPVTGLVERLASVPGREDRLVHLEALAAREGIAADWPTWADPEVVAAYAARGVAAPWRHQAVAAEAAHEGQHVVLSTGTASGKSLAYQLPALTDIRAARRPRERRGATVLYVAPTKALAQDQLHSMSGLGLDVRITTHDGDSGREQRDWARDHGEYILTNPDMLHRSLLPGHERWAAFLGSLRYVVIDECHHYRGVFGAHVSHVLRRLRRICAHYGAHPTFVLASATVAEPERAAERLTGLDVLAVTEDTSPRGRLSLALWEPPLTAGAGENGAPVRRAASSEAADLLADLVVAGVRTLAFVRSRRGAEQVAMSAAGMLAEVDPRLAGQVAAYRGGYLPEERRAIEDALRRGELTGLAATNALELGIDISGLDAVLIAGFPGTRAALWQQVGRAGRGAQDAIGVLVARDDPLDTYLVHHPEALLGRPVEATVFDPGNPYVLGPHLCAAAQERPLTEEDLPLFGPDARAVVDSLTEIGLLRRRPRGWFWTDRRRAADLADIRSSGGSPVQLVEQDTGRVVGTVDAASSHAAAHPGAVYVHRGETWLVTSLDLDEHVAEIVRAEPDYSTSAREITDIAIVAERQHTTWGPCRLAFGDVEVRHQVVSFLKRRHPSGEVIAEEPLDLPERTLATSAVWWTVPADVLAESGILPADLPGAAHAAEHCSIGLLPLFATCDRWDIGGVSTALHPDTGQLTVFVHDGHPGGAGFAERGYLAASEWLTATRDTIAACGCVEGCPSCIQSPKCGNQNNPLDKPGAVALLELLLEHAPRDV; this is translated from the coding sequence ATGGCCGTCTCGCTCCACCTCCCGCGACCCGCAGGGGGCGAGGGGGGCGCGCCCGTGACCGGGCTCGTCGAGCGCCTGGCGTCGGTCCCGGGGCGCGAGGACCGGCTGGTCCACCTCGAGGCGCTGGCCGCGCGCGAGGGGATCGCCGCGGACTGGCCGACGTGGGCGGACCCCGAGGTCGTCGCCGCCTATGCCGCCCGCGGGGTCGCGGCGCCGTGGCGCCACCAGGCGGTGGCCGCCGAGGCCGCCCACGAGGGCCAGCACGTCGTCCTGTCCACCGGCACCGCCTCGGGCAAGTCCCTGGCCTACCAGCTCCCGGCGCTCACCGACATCCGCGCCGCCCGGCGCCCGCGCGAGCGGCGCGGCGCCACCGTGCTCTACGTCGCCCCGACCAAGGCGCTGGCCCAGGACCAGCTGCACTCGATGTCCGGGCTCGGCCTCGACGTGCGGATCACGACCCACGACGGTGACAGCGGCCGCGAGCAGCGCGACTGGGCCCGCGACCACGGCGAATACATCCTGACCAACCCCGACATGCTGCACCGCTCGCTGCTGCCCGGGCACGAGCGGTGGGCGGCGTTCCTGGGCTCGCTGCGCTACGTCGTGATCGACGAGTGCCACCACTACCGCGGCGTGTTCGGCGCTCACGTCTCCCACGTGCTGCGCCGACTGCGCCGCATCTGTGCCCACTACGGCGCCCATCCGACGTTCGTCCTCGCCTCGGCCACGGTGGCCGAACCGGAGCGCGCCGCCGAGCGACTCACTGGTCTAGACGTCCTGGCGGTCACCGAGGACACCTCACCGCGCGGCCGGCTCTCGCTGGCGCTGTGGGAGCCGCCGCTCACCGCCGGCGCGGGCGAGAACGGCGCCCCGGTGCGACGCGCGGCCTCCTCCGAGGCCGCCGACCTGCTCGCCGACCTGGTGGTCGCCGGGGTGCGCACGCTCGCCTTCGTGCGCTCGCGCCGCGGCGCCGAGCAGGTGGCGATGAGCGCGGCCGGGATGCTGGCCGAGGTCGACCCGAGGCTGGCCGGGCAGGTCGCGGCGTACCGCGGCGGCTACCTGCCCGAGGAACGGCGCGCGATCGAGGACGCGCTGCGCCGCGGCGAGCTCACCGGCCTCGCGGCGACCAACGCCCTCGAGCTCGGCATCGACATCAGCGGCCTCGACGCGGTGCTGATCGCCGGGTTCCCCGGGACACGTGCGGCCCTGTGGCAGCAGGTCGGCCGCGCCGGGCGCGGGGCGCAGGACGCGATCGGGGTGCTCGTCGCCCGCGACGACCCGCTGGACACCTATCTCGTGCACCACCCCGAGGCACTGCTCGGCCGCCCCGTCGAGGCCACCGTCTTCGATCCCGGCAACCCCTACGTCCTCGGCCCGCACCTGTGCGCGGCCGCGCAGGAGCGGCCGCTGACCGAGGAGGACCTGCCGCTCTTCGGGCCCGACGCCCGGGCGGTGGTCGACTCCCTGACCGAGATCGGGCTGCTGCGTCGGCGCCCGCGCGGGTGGTTCTGGACCGACCGAAGGCGCGCCGCCGACCTCGCCGACATCCGCTCGAGCGGCGGCAGCCCCGTCCAGCTCGTCGAGCAGGACACGGGACGGGTGGTCGGCACCGTCGACGCCGCCAGCTCCCACGCCGCGGCCCATCCGGGGGCCGTCTACGTGCACCGCGGCGAGACCTGGCTGGTGACCTCGCTCGATCTCGACGAGCACGTCGCCGAGATCGTGCGCGCCGAGCCGGACTACTCCACCTCGGCGCGCGAGATCACCGACATCGCCATCGTCGCCGAGCGGCAGCACACCACCTGGGGCCCGTGCCGCCTCGCCTTCGGCGACGTCGAGGTGCGCCACCAGGTCGTCTCGTTCCTCAAGCGCCGCCACCCCAGCGGCGAGGTGATCGCCGAGGAGCCGCTCGACCTGCCCGAGCGCACGCTGGCCACCTCCGCGGTGTGGTGGACGGTGCCGGCCGACGTGCTCGCCGAGAGCGGGATCCTCCCCGCGGACCTGCCCGGCGCCGCCCACGCCGCCGAGCACTGCTCGATCGGGCTGCTGCCGCTCTTCGCCACCTGCGACCGCTGGGACATCGGCGGCGTCTCGACCGCGCTGCACCCCGACACCGGGCAGCTGACGGTCTTCGTGCACGACGGGCACCCCGGCGGCGCCGGCTTCGCCGAGCGGGGCTACCTCGCCGCGTCGGAGTGGCTGACCGCGACCCGCGACACGATCGCCGCCTGCGGCTGCGTCGAGGGCTGCCCGTCCTGCATCCAGTCGCCCAAGTGCGGCAACCAGAACAACCCGCTCGACAAGCCCGGCGCGGTGGCGCTGCTGGAGCTGCTGCTCGAGCACGCGCCCCGCGACGTCTGA
- a CDS encoding sodium-translocating pyrophosphatase: MTGFSPAVVPAVVPGVVPGFVPGVVEVSGGNLVLVVVVALIALGALAMAAMFRQEVLAAPEGTADMKAIAQAVQEGADAYLQRQFRTLAVFAALAFFLLLALPADDWTVRIFRSVFFLVGAGFSAAVGYLGMSLAVRANLRVAAAANTTGRETAMHIGLRTGAMVGMLTVGLGLLGASVVVIFFQDHAPEVLEGFGFGAALLAMFMRVGGGIFTKAADVGADLVGKVEHNIPEDDPRNAATIADNVGDNVGDCAGMAADLFESYAVTLVAALILGSQAFGDAGLVYPLLIPAIGALTAVAGVYLTRPKSSESGLTTINKSFYISSAIAAVASVVVSFLYLPTTFGELEGLQGNLIDEVLGGTSEGNPALIASVAVVIGIVMAAGILALTGYYTGTEHTPVREVGETSLTGPATVILSGLALGFESAVYTTLVIGAAVFGAFLLGGASLTVSLFAVALAGCGLLTTVGVIVAMDTFGPVSDNAQGVAEMSGDVSPEGAQILTELDAVGNTTKAITKGIAIATAVLAATALFGSYATSAFEALEEANAVDFDLADFFVFNPAVLVGVLIGAAVVFMFSGLAINAVARAAGAVVFEVRRQFREIPGIMEGTGRPEYGKVVDIVTRDSLRELVTPGLLAVLAPIAVGFGLGVSALAGFLAGAIGTGTLMAVFLANSGGAWDNAKKLVEDGHHGGKGSDAHAATVIGDTVGDPFKDTAGPAINPLIKVMNLVSLLIVGAVVSLSVGEDENDVARIAIALVAVAVIAVAVYISKRRGVSIGDDQTPVPPASSSDPSPATSGH; the protein is encoded by the coding sequence ATGACGGGGTTCTCACCAGCAGTCGTGCCGGCAGTCGTGCCAGGGGTCGTGCCAGGGTTCGTGCCAGGGGTCGTGGAGGTCTCCGGCGGCAATCTCGTCCTCGTCGTCGTCGTCGCCCTGATCGCGCTCGGCGCGCTGGCGATGGCGGCGATGTTCCGCCAGGAGGTCCTCGCCGCCCCCGAAGGCACCGCCGACATGAAGGCCATCGCGCAGGCGGTGCAGGAGGGGGCCGACGCCTACCTCCAGCGCCAGTTCCGCACCCTCGCGGTCTTCGCGGCGCTGGCCTTCTTCCTGCTCCTGGCGCTGCCGGCCGACGACTGGACGGTGCGGATCTTCCGCTCGGTGTTCTTCCTGGTCGGCGCCGGGTTCTCCGCGGCCGTGGGCTACCTCGGCATGTCGCTCGCGGTGCGGGCCAACCTTCGGGTCGCGGCGGCGGCCAACACCACCGGGCGCGAGACGGCCATGCACATCGGCCTGCGCACCGGTGCGATGGTCGGCATGCTCACCGTCGGCCTGGGCCTGCTCGGCGCCAGCGTCGTGGTGATCTTCTTCCAGGACCATGCGCCGGAGGTGCTCGAGGGCTTCGGCTTCGGGGCCGCGCTGCTGGCGATGTTCATGCGGGTCGGTGGGGGCATCTTCACCAAGGCCGCCGACGTCGGCGCCGACCTGGTCGGCAAGGTCGAGCACAACATCCCCGAGGACGACCCGCGCAACGCCGCCACCATCGCCGACAACGTGGGCGACAACGTCGGCGACTGTGCCGGGATGGCAGCGGACCTCTTCGAGTCCTACGCCGTCACGCTGGTCGCCGCGCTGATCCTCGGCTCCCAGGCGTTCGGCGACGCCGGCCTGGTCTACCCCCTGCTGATTCCCGCCATCGGCGCCCTGACCGCGGTGGCGGGCGTCTACCTGACCCGGCCGAAGTCCAGCGAGAGCGGGCTGACGACGATCAACAAGTCCTTCTACATCTCCTCCGCCATCGCCGCGGTGGCGTCGGTGGTCGTCTCCTTCCTCTACCTGCCCACCACCTTCGGGGAGCTCGAGGGACTGCAGGGCAACCTGATCGACGAGGTCCTCGGCGGCACCAGCGAGGGGAACCCCGCGCTGATCGCCTCGGTCGCGGTGGTGATCGGCATCGTGATGGCGGCCGGGATCCTCGCCCTCACCGGCTACTACACCGGCACCGAGCACACCCCGGTGCGCGAGGTCGGGGAGACCTCGTTGACCGGCCCCGCCACGGTGATCCTGTCCGGCCTCGCGCTCGGCTTCGAGTCCGCCGTCTACACGACCCTGGTCATCGGCGCCGCGGTCTTCGGCGCCTTCCTGCTCGGCGGCGCCTCCCTCACGGTCTCGCTCTTCGCGGTCGCCCTGGCCGGGTGCGGCCTGCTGACCACGGTCGGCGTCATCGTCGCGATGGACACCTTCGGCCCGGTCTCCGACAACGCCCAGGGCGTCGCGGAGATGTCGGGCGACGTCAGCCCGGAGGGGGCGCAGATCCTCACCGAGCTCGACGCGGTCGGCAACACCACCAAGGCGATCACCAAGGGCATCGCGATCGCCACGGCCGTGCTCGCCGCGACCGCCCTGTTCGGCTCCTACGCCACCTCGGCGTTCGAGGCCCTCGAGGAGGCCAACGCGGTCGACTTCGACCTCGCCGACTTCTTCGTCTTCAACCCCGCGGTCCTGGTCGGCGTACTGATCGGTGCGGCTGTGGTGTTCATGTTCTCCGGCCTGGCCATCAATGCCGTCGCCCGCGCCGCCGGCGCGGTGGTCTTCGAGGTGCGCCGCCAGTTCCGCGAGATCCCCGGGATCATGGAGGGCACCGGCCGCCCGGAGTACGGCAAGGTCGTCGACATCGTCACCCGTGACTCGCTGCGCGAGCTGGTCACCCCGGGCCTGCTGGCGGTGCTCGCCCCGATCGCGGTCGGCTTCGGCCTCGGTGTCTCCGCGCTGGCCGGGTTCCTGGCCGGCGCCATCGGCACCGGAACCCTGATGGCGGTCTTCCTGGCCAACTCCGGCGGCGCCTGGGACAACGCCAAGAAGCTGGTCGAGGACGGCCACCACGGCGGCAAGGGCTCCGATGCGCACGCCGCCACGGTCATCGGCGACACCGTCGGCGACCCGTTCAAGGACACCGCCGGCCCGGCTATCAACCCGCTGATCAAGGTGATGAACCTCGTCTCCCTGCTGATCGTCGGTGCGGTGGTCTCGCTGAGCGTCGGTGAGGACGAGAACGACGTCGCCCGCATCGCCATCGCCCTGGTAGCGGTCGCCGTGATCGCGGTCGCGGTCTACATCTCCAAGCGACGCGGGGTCTCGATCGGCGACGACCAGACGCCGGTGCCGCCCGCGTCGTCGTCGGACCCCTCGCCCGCCACCTCCGGTCACTGA